The Porites lutea chromosome 9, jaPorLute2.1, whole genome shotgun sequence sequence TTAAAAGGGTAAACATAAGGATTGCTGTAATCTAGCCCAACCTAGGAAGACACAAGGGTTCATATGTATGCAGAGTTTAGCTGGAGAggttgaaagaaaaacaaacaaataaacagcaAACCTTGAACTAAATTCTAAGCCCCCATTCATTTTTTCATGGTAAGAAAATTCTAGTGTGCTGAAATCTACTAAGTGTTAAGAATATCACTTTTTTCGCTCCTGAATTTCCTGTGCCCTGCTTGTTTGAATTACATAATAAGATTGCCGTTATAGAGCAAAGTTCTTTTTTGGACAACTCTAACACTACACTGGattccagaggatattttttttcttatcgatactGGCGACACAAAAGCACAAAAGCACAAAGAAGCAATAAAAGCATCCCGTTTTGTCCAACAATAGATAATTAATTTTTCCCCATTCTATTGGAGTTTTAATCAATTCCAAAAGTGCAGTGTCTCCTTTTTTCAAGGGTAGTTACTGAACAGTGAAGAGAATTGGAACATGTTCTCCATGTGTTCGCACTAACAGAGACCATGTCTGCCTAATGATGGGTGAATAAAGAAccattgtacatgtatataaggTATGGTATGTTTAGCCTTCATCCATACATAAATGTATAACCCACCACAAATCCAACAGCGACTAAAGGAGTGTCTTCCTCTAAATGATATAGAAATGAACCTCCATACGTGTCTTTATCCTGTTGTGAAGAAATTGGAAAttgtgagaaaaaaagcaaatgcTGGTGTACGAACTACATTTAATGACTCAACGCTTTGCCGAGCAATGCAAAGTTAATGTTATTTCAAAACGCTCAGAAATATAATAAGAAAGGTTATCATGTCCACGATTAATATTATGAGGAAAAAATTCATCACTCTTTAAGACTGTGAGTGCAGTAGTCTCTTTATTCTTCCTAGTTAGTGGGCTTGGTCACACCATTCCCTTTTGCTCCATGCTTTGCTTGACAGACTTTGCAGAATGGGAGACTGTTCATAGTCTGCCACTCTTTAAGCAGGCAGACCAGAGTCACTCAGGAAGAagcgatgaaaaaaaaacacaagggGGAAAGCAACAATTTTGCGCAAAAGATGAGCAGAGTTCTGGGGGTCTCTTTCACCCCTTCGTTTTCTTCATGTCTGAGTTTTGAACTTGGCTTGTCAAGACCTTGGAAGCTTGTAAATAAATGACCACCAAGAAAAATTCATTGAGTCTTGAAGCACCACTTACCAGAGGCCAACCAACCGTGTGCTCTACTCTGCCTGGACGATGCTTCTCTGGAGCTATTTCCCAAAGCTAATAAGAAAAACACAGGGCTTTAAATAACACATACAACCGGTAATTTTTACCAGACTACTGTGTCATTGACCCCTTACCTCAACACACATTCAAATTTAATCTAGAATGCTAACAAAGAATCACAACGTGGTACTGCAAGCATTAAGCGGATGTTTACAGTGGCAGATCCACGGGAGGGGCTTGTGGGGcctcagccccccccccccccccgccccatttttagaccaaactgaggggGCAAACCGATGGgcacaaaaaaatgattttttttagaccccccccccccccatcttaTCTCAGGGTTTGGATGACTGGGTACCCCCtcatctgaaggtctggatctgctaCTGGTCTATAACATTTATTCATGATGATGATATGCATGCATGAAAAATGGGGTTACACTTTCTTTCACTTGTCCACTAAATACTGTTAACACACAGAAAACTATAAATTTCAGTGGTGTTGCCATTATGGCCACTGATCACAGGTCTGAGTTACTATGCTTTTCTTACTCTCactttgaaacaaacaaacaaactgatcGCTAATCTACATAGCTAAGGACCCAATTTTGACACTAATTAAGGATACATGAGTCAAAGTTTTAAGCTGCCTTCATTTAACACTTGtgtaacaaaataatttattaaagtaTTTCATAGACTATAAGTTTTCCTCTGAAATTTGAAGATatatatttgttaatttttaaggAACACCTGATTCAATGCTCATAACATTGATTGAACTCATTCATGGCAGGTGTCATGGCCCTCAAAATTATAGCACTGAATGTTTAGAAATGAGTCAGATattggaaatatttttaaagtagCACTTACTGGGAAGTTCTATTTGCCCCTTAAAAATTTTTAGTTACCTCTTTTAAGCCAATAGCGTAAGTCTGAGGATCACAATTTTCTCGTAGATTAAATTTTTTGTACATATTCTTGGCCAGATGACCATGGCATCCTTCACCAAACATTGTCACCTTAGCATGGAGTTCCATCCCTCGCTCAAACATGGCCTGTAATGGTTgagaataataaaaataacatttctTCATACATAGTATTACAGTCCAACAAGCAAATCCATGAACACTTCAAATAATATTGcaggaatgttattgtgttacGACCAATCAAAGCAAAGATCAGCACACCTGAActagccacaaaaccacaatACAATTAACATTCTTTCTAGCACAACAACATTCCCAAAATATTTTTGGTGTTCTTGGTTTTCCAGGTTTGACCGTAATAAACACATGGTCTGCAAAAACTTCTTTGGAGGCTTGAATTAATTGAACAACATTCTTTGTAATGAGAACATTTGAAACAACCAAGGAATAATTAATTTGATGAAATGATTATAGTTCACCTTAGGAGAGCCATCTTTATGAATTCCGACATCATTTGTTGCAATACCTTTAACACTTCCATCTTCATGGTACAACACCTAAAATTCCAATCATAAAGTACATATAATCAGTGACAGGCAATGATTTTTAGGATTTCAGggcattgactattttccaattccccataatacactctgtctgccccccaaattttgcatatcttattgtcttaaaatgctcttgggaaaatgcaatactcccaggagcatttaaaaacaatggtttatgtaaaatttggggggcaaacagagtgtattatggggaattggaaaatagagaattaacTAAGACTTTCCTACAGAGGGTTGAAAAGGGATTTTTGTAGTAGCTTTGGCTATGCATTGGGATGTTTTGTGAGTGGCTTATTAAAAAATCTCTTGCCACTCTCTCAAACAATCAGAATAGCCTGCAGCCATGGCATCTTTTGGGTGTTGAACACAAGAACATTATTTTAATGGCTATACATGTATCTTTTGAAGATGAGTTTTAAAACCACCTTGAACAATCTTAAGAAACAGATCATAAATAAGTTACAGGCTCACCTCTAGTATTCACACAAAACAGATGTTACTTTGCAATAAAGGTAATATAATTATTGCATTCAACATAATGTGATGTTCAAAAggtcattaataattcataaagaaaaaacaaaagaaatcaatcaTTGTTTAATGTCAAGTGTCTTTATTAATATCTGATAACGACACGGCTAAATTTTACATTCAGTCTTTTAGACCAGAATGAGCTGATCTAGAActgagattttgaagccattcaGAAAACTCACAGTCGTGTATTAATATCAGGTGCAAAAACTCTTGGCTTCACcttgagtttttaaacctgaacGATACTACACTCctgcttgttttttaaacagtacgcTTTTGTTTTCTCAAACCAGAATGTCTTGACCTAGTCAGGCAAATGTCCTTCCACTTAAAGTTGCTCATTTGCAGGCCATAAGTAGTTCAAAAGATGATAGCAACAGATGAGTTACTCATCTATCATGCTGTACAGCAGAGTTAACCAAGGATTACATCTTTAACCAGGCTTCAAACAACTCTGCCCCAATGACTTCCTCAGGGTAAACATAGGCCTTTTTGTCTTTGGTAATAATTGTGtttgttttctgaaaaaaagGTGACGTATTCTAGTAgcatatcattattatttaagaGCAGTATAAAGGATCACCTCACTAGCAGCATATCCAGGATATATCTCCACGCCTAATGCTTCAGCCTGCTCACCCAACCAGCGGACAAAGTTTCCAAGCCTGACTATGTAGTTGCCATGGTTATGCATGGGTAATCCTGTTAGAGATATACCAAATGTTACGTTACGCAGATACACATAAGTCAACCAATTGAATCTTTGTATTCCTACATGTACAAAGCCTTTGAAGCCTAGTAGTACCTGCTGGTGTGATATACTAGATAATAATGACAACGACAATAATTATAGTCATAAAAACATtcactaataataataacaataataaaaatagaaagaatctttaattcaataaagataaaaaatgcATATCTCAACTCACAAGTAGATTAAAGTAGATTATTTACATGCAGTGCAGAGTTCCTTTATGTATTCatattctctttaaaaaaagtatCATTCAGATTTAGATGCAGCatggacagaaaaaaaaatgatctaaGTAAAACTGTTGCATTAAGCACAGGGTCTACAGAGTTGATATTTCTGATGGACTTTACTCTCTTTTGCATAGCAACCTAGTATAAGTGAGACTATAGGCATTGATTCTAGTATTCTTAACATAAATTGAATATTTTCTATGATATCTTGAATCCTATaataggggtggcgaatggtaccgCGAAAAACGTtggtctcggaaaattttgtcaggatctcgaaatctcaGAAGCGTTTATGATAAGTCTCGAAGTCTTgttttttcatggtttgtttttacttttttgggTCTCGAAACTTTTCACcaaagagtctcgggctcggatttctaactgggatctcggcgtctcggcaagtctcggattttaccattcgccaccccttaTAATGACTTCCTTTTTACAGCTCCATTACAATCAATGGATTAATATCATGGTATTTTGTTTCTGTTGGAATCTAGTAAGAGTGTTTTTTATGTTCTTTATTCTTCTCAGCTGGATGTGTGACATCAATCATAAAGTCAGCAAACCAGTGATACCTTTAAATAACACTTCCATACTTAATATATAAAATTTCTTTGCTATTATCAGCAAATTCTCTCTAACAGTACTAGTACTGCTAACCGGCTTTGGAATAAGCCTGACCTTCTTGCTGGTGTAGAGGAAATTCTGACATGAAAAGCTTCATGTGTTGTCCTTGTTCTACCACTAAAAATTATCACTAACGGTCAAAATAACATTCAAATCTGGTCTTGTTGCAGTCAAAAGCAGTGAGGACCTCAAAGGCCCCCTTCTGAAATACATGTAGTAGAAGGTGTTTATATTCCCAATAAAAGTACTGGTAGATGGAAAAAGATTAGCCTGTTCGCAGACCagtctattttctcttcaaagtccgtcgagcgcgagTGGTAAAATAGAAACCGCGGGTGTACAGGCTAGAAAAAGATAGTAGTGACGAATGGTTGGTCAAAATTGTAGTTGTTGGTTGCAAGGAAGATTTAGAGGGCTGGATATAGTTAATCTCAGTATAACAGGCACTTGGCCATCATCTCTTATAAATTTGTCAAATGGGGTGCAACATACAACATCACATTACTTGATGTTTAATAAAATGATGTTCtgcaaatacatgtacattgctGCTATTTAATCAAGTTCATATTaaacagctgtacatgtatgttgaaTTTCCATAGCTGCCTCAGGTTCTgcgcaattttctcctaacttTCAATGGCAACAATAAACTGAATTTCCCAGCAAATTGCAATAAAACTAAGTTGCTTACCTTCACttggaaaatataaattttaatgtaataacaattataTTTCATTAATGATGTAAGAGAATCAATTTTTAACCTAAAGTAAGGTAGCACATTATTAACCTGGTAGAATTGGCACTGGTATTCTTCTTGTTTctgtcaaaattgcaaatttgtCCTCTTTTACCGGTGTGTTGAGAGGAGCctagagaaataaaaaaagcatAGATTTAGATAACAACCAGCTCccattttacattttaattcTTTATCCCACAGTTTGAAAAGTTATGTCTTTCATGATgtgtatgttacaggtcaaaattaaaatcagatgaaaatttgttgatcTAGCCCTAGGTTgcttctcaatttcctttgtcttttttaatttcttcttattttattattttattttattatttttgccacacacaatgaattacaagcagattaaaaacgataataaataggttaattaacattaaatttaaaatttgtacattacttgggaggagtgactgtggcggggaaatctccgagaagccgagcttatgaggaatagagatttccccccacgggcaatttaaatactaggcggcattttgagaaataaagaaaaaagtcgtttatttaagtatataagtgtgtttagaggaaaatataaatatgaggtgttaaggtatttaggttgcattctgtctgaccctaaaaatggtttgatcacaCGCTTAAATATACTAAAAGACGGGGCATTTTTTATGTCGTTCGGTAATGAATTCGATATTCTAGGACCTTGAAACAGGGtcgaaaattttttaaaatttgttctaCAGGTATGATGTTGGTAAAAGTCAGAGTATCTTGTTGAATATTGATAAATCTGGTTTCCAGTTTAAAAGATTTGAGTAAAAGAAATAGGTAAAGCATCATTATGTGAAATTATCTTATTTCAATCTACCTGGTGGTTTAagaaattttaacctgaatttaatgaCCTGTAATATGTATaactttttcattattttcaaaagGACATGTTTTGTAAAATCAGCCTCTAGTTACTGTATTATTTTATCTCATACAGTTGGTTAATTTACCATTTACTTTGTTaaacttcaagttttttttcttttctcttaccCCTCTGTCCTTCCAATCAGGTAACAGTTCATTAAGTGCTCGTGGCTCCAGGCAAGCCCCAGACAGAGTATGTCCACCTAAGGAGTAAAGGAAGATTGTCAATGCTTTCAGGACAGTTCAGCCACAGCTGCTTAGACTGATTAGTATTCTCAATGGGTTTTTTACTGCTTCTGGTTGGCCAGGACTCAAGTTTTTAAAAGGAAGTGAGAGTGAAATTTGGGATTTGAAGAATATGATGGGACAAGGGATTTAGTAATGTGTTGGAGGATTCAGAAACGTCTAAATATTAAGTATACACAAAAATTACATTGTGGTACATGTAgtaagattgttttttttttcctaaaggCTACAATATACTGCAGAAAAATTActttgttttaaagaaaacatcCTTACAATAATATACAATTAGAATTTTAACAAATGCTAATGCTCAGATTAAACTTATCACCAATAGATAAGTTTCAACATGGTTGCCCACAAGGTTGGTGGAGCCGGGCAATGCTCTTGCATGAGGAAAGAgatatccatggcaaccctgtaAGTGTCCCTTACAAGACACTTTGCGAAGAACTGCTAGCAAGCAACTGTGTGTACAAGTCACGAGGTGCCATTGCTAGAGGCATGGGACAAACCCCAGCATAGTTAGGAAAACTGCTGACCAGCACTGGTTAGAGGTTAACTTTGCccaaattacatttagccacattgaTATTCTATGACAACACAATAAAACTCCATTTCAAATCAATAAAAGTGTAAAATAGTGTTGTCAGAGTTAAGGACATCAAAAACAAAGTATATAACCAGAAAATATTCAGTCGTTAAAACTTGATTTTCCACATGGCTTCCTTTGCCTCGCAAAAGAGGGAAAGTCGGGGGTGTGAATGTCACGCAATCATCAACACATCGCATTGGATTGCATCAGTCATTTGAAAcgcaaaatacattttaaaaattgactCTTTCGTTAAAACAGTGAggtagaaaattaaaattaagcttttcaaaattaaattttaaaagactAAGTTGAGCTTACAtaagaattaaagaaaaaaggcaGCTAAGTTATGTAATCTCACCGATTTCCGAGGCTTTCTCCACAAGGCAAACTCGAAtttctttctcattttcttCGGCCAGTTGCTTTAGTCTGATTGCAGCCGATAAACCAGCCGGCCCTCCACCGACTATTACAACGTCGGCTTCGTCTGAAAATCGTTCCATCTCTACATCTAAAAGCGAAAAATTGAACCCTTGTGATATTACATTATTTTGTGAACGCTGAAAAACTTGTGTTGTATACACTGTACACATACCAAAAGTCACGAAACCAGTTTTACTATTACTTACTAAAAAACATAACATAAGCAACAAAAATTACCTTTCCATCTTGGATCAGTTTCTCTTGGTACAACAGTGTAATGTGTTGTAATTTTTGGCACCGAATCGCTTGAGTAGAGGCGGCTTTGAAGAAGAGGCAAGGCTGAAATTAACAAGAAGTCAGCATTTTAAGTCTGATTAGGGAACCAGGGTAAAAGTTTATAATTGATAGTTTAAGGGTACCTCTTCTTGCACTTCTACCAAGAATCCCAACTCGATTACTCCACATGTGTACTGACACAAAAATCAACTAAAAGTTCATTGAAACTTATCAAAAACAGACACAAACTGCACGTCCAGACTGGGGTTCCGGTTCCAAAGGTCAAAATTTCCGCGCGTACGTGTTGCTTGGTTTACCGCTGAATGAGCCCCAAAACAAAACGAGGCTTTCCGAAACCGGTCGGCCTCCAGTATGAAGAGTTGGCTTGCACGGATTTTCGACGACTGACGCGGAAAATTGAAGTGTTTTTAGGAGCTGGTGACTATGAGCTATGAGGCGGTTTAATTCATCCACATTAATTTTCAGGAGAAACAAAGAACCGTCCAGCAATGTCTAACAACGCATGCTGTTCTTGCTGTCAATTTAGTCGCAGAGAGTTTCGGAGCTGGTTGCGGCCTGTGGTGATATCAATTTACTTTGTAATCCTGTGTGTTGCTCTTCCACTAACTGTTTGGGAATTGCACAAAAATCGTGCTCAAACTCATGTTCAGGCATGGTTTGTCGCAGGATGTTTTGTGTTCTTGACAATTCCTATTTCTCTCTGGGGAATTCTACAACATTTAGTGAACTATACCAAACCAGAGTTACAAAGACGGATTGTCAGGTAAAAACTACAGTAGGTCCAAGACATACTCGGATTCAGTTTCACAGGTCAAGATGTGCAACTACAGGGGAAACAAGGTGTCTCCTCTCACATCCGCAAAGCCTTTTTCAAACTTCACACTCCACATGTGCCAAATCTAATGCACATAAATTAGAGCATTCGATTTTCCTCATAAGCATTACATTTGTAGCGACGCAGCTGGCCCATGCTTGGTCCAGACCATTTGTGTAGTCCGTCTGCAAATTAGTGCACAAGAGCTCGTTCTGATATCCAGCAGAGTTGCATGGATATATGTGAGCATTTCTGATAGTCAGGTTTCTTACGAGTTTCTTATGCACCTCACAATTGGCCCAATTCTTACGTGTGCATGACAGTTGGGCACAGCGGTAAGGAGCATTTACAGTAAACAATGAAATGGCAGttcaaacttgaaaacgttcttctgaacacaaaaaaatgctttgaggcCAAATACGTTTGTAAATTTGCCGACTGGTTTTCCAGCGTCTTCCAATTGCTACAGATGCATTGCTGagtattctgcaatctagccaACAGTTCTAGCGTCAAACCAAATTAGAAAATCATGATCTATTCATTGATGTAAAAGCTACTCACATGTAACTATTCAGGTGCAGGTGTTTCAGAGAAAACCaacaaaacaaaggtgatttaGCAGCGATAAAAAGCTCAAGGCTTtaacagagaaaaaaggaaactattTTTATGGTATAAACTACATCTGTGATAaaatcctgtcagaaaacaCGTTCAGAAACATAAACAACAGGAACTAGTTACTCAATATGCATGGAACAGACAGCTTTATAACCTCAAAATGTGTGATTCGAAGCACCAAAAATAAGACTTGTTCTACCTCAGTCACAGTTCATAATACCCATGCACTGCATGACTATGtaattaatttcaaaagttttaagGCGCAAAactatataaatatattcaaataaattataaaagaGAACGCATATTTTCTGACAAGTGCAACCAATACTGACATAGATGTATTAAGAGTATTTTGTTTGTCTCAACAGAATTCTTTGGATGGTTCCCATTTATGCAACAGATAGTGTAGGTAgatgatttttttatgttttcatgaaaattaatttcaaaggaaggatgaaaaaaatagaaatagttTTATATAACCCAAGAGTTGTGATCAAGTTGTCCACAACAGTCCCAGGCTACTTCTTAACTGTAAATTGAGAGATAAAAGGTCACTTAAGTTACTCTGGGCTACATTTTGAGTGGAAGCCTTTATCCCTCTATGTGTAAGGAAGGTCAAGGTGCGCAAAAACTGAATAGGGCCTGCAAAGCTGAAGCTAATGAGCttgtataataattttggttgcAAGAAGCACTTAGTAGGAATATTGATACTCCCCCCTGGACTGAATGCTCATCCATTCCAGGGTTACCCCAGCTATATGTCACTGGTACTTATTTATACGACTAGGttaagagagacaaagtggaacAAAGTTTCTTGGCTTGAAGCAGAAAACCACAATGACAAGGCTTGATCGTTCAACTACCTTTCGATCTACTGATCATTCGGTGTTAGTTGTTCAACTACCTTGTACCTAGAGTTctagtacagtcaactctctcatagCGACCACTTCTCATGAGCAACCACCTCCTAGAAGTGACCACTTTCTCAGTTAAATACTGTTTCAAAAACTCTCTTGTAAGGGACGACTTTTTTTGGTCAGAAATTTGACTTATTCTTCTGTTTTCTGTTTCCTGTAAGAGACCACCTGGCATGACTGCAACATTGCTTAATAAGtgaatttttcttattgttttgGTTGAATCTCATTCAATCTTGGCCTTGTACATTTGCAGTGCATAACGAAAAAACCTTTGTTCCTGCTTTTTTAAAAGGCTAtattgatcacctatttgataaccttgagtctggaaaaagaagttattgttttggaaaacggtctggaaaaagtcttgaatgtTGGATCATAAAATCTGTATGAACCCTGCCCTTTGGTGTGCTTCAAGGCCAGGGTGGTCACTttggagagagttgactgcTAGGTGCCTATTACCCCACCCTAGGCCCTATTCTAGACTCTAACTCTCCTTACTAGGTTACAGTCAATCATATCACGCCCAGGAGAGGGGTGAAAGGGGTGTCGGCCAATGGATTTCCAAGTTAGGATTTCTCCACCCCTTTTCTTGATTATACAGTAAAGCTTGCCTTGATGGTCCTTGAACATAagataaaaactgttaaaataaaTAGTGTATGCTTGCTTGGCCCCAATAAATGGCCTCTTAATTTTCTGACTGGCACATCTTTTGTGTTTCAGTGGCTCGCTCTTCGTTTTCCTAAGGCAGCTATTTACTTGGATTCTCTTAGAGAGTGCTATGAAGCTTATGTGATTTACAATTTTATGACATTTCTGCTGGCATACCTTTCCTCTGAATATGCCTTTGAAGTGGTTTTGTCTGACAAGCCTCAAGTCAAACACTTCTTTCCTTGCTGTACCTTATCCCCCTGGAGGATGGGCAAGTATGGGGTCACGTAGTACTATCAATATCCATAATCTAAACACTGCTTCTTATGAATTTCCTATAATATAGCATTAATGAAGAGAATAATATTCTTTTCACAGAAGTGAcctgattttaaaacaaattgatattattttgttaaatcaGGTCACTTCTTCTGTGAAAAGGTTCCACTAAAATAGCTACACTGTTGATTTCACAGAAGATGCACGCAGGTGCAGATATCTTCATTTTGCTGGATTAACTGTGTGAGATATAAGAGGGGGAGGTGACATCATGAATTATTTTAACATGACTttgaggctttagggtcaaaattgcaaatatttaCGACTTCATTGTCTtccaattcccagaagagacttgagcacaaagaaaaccaaaccaaatatacaGAACAATGAGCAGAAAGCCTCAGAGTCATTTTTGAATTTCAATATGTCGAACATGGGCTATTCTCCTGTGGAACAGTAACCTAGTACACTGAGCTC is a genomic window containing:
- the LOC140947854 gene encoding electron transfer flavoprotein-ubiquinone oxidoreductase, mitochondrial-like produces the protein MWSNRVGILGRSARRALPLLQSRLYSSDSVPKITTHYTVVPRETDPRWKDVEMERFSDEADVVIVGGGPAGLSAAIRLKQLAEENEKEIRVCLVEKASEIGGHTLSGACLEPRALNELLPDWKDRGAPLNTPVKEDKFAILTETRRIPVPILPGLPMHNHGNYIVRLGNFVRWLGEQAEALGVEIYPGYAASEVLYHEDGSVKGIATNDVGIHKDGSPKAMFERGMELHAKVTMFGEGCHGHLAKNMYKKFNLRENCDPQTYAIGLKELWEIAPEKHRPGRVEHTVGWPLDKDTYGGSFLYHLEEDTPLVAVGFVVGLDYSNPYVYPFKEFQRFKLHPSVRPTFEGGKRIAYGARALNEGGFQCIPKLAFPGGLLVGCSPGFMNVPKIKGTHTAMKSGMLAAECAFEALTDENFSSPTEGLLIESYEPRMRESWIWKELQSVRNIRPSFHSPLGLYGTMLYTGIFYYILRGKEPWTLRNSKPDAEHLKPAKECTPIEYPKPDGEVTFDLLSSVALSGTNHEGDQPAHLTLMDDSVPVNRNLAIYDGPEQRFCPAGVYEYVPNEDGDGMRLQINAQNCVHCKTCDIKDPSQNINWVVPEGGGGPAYNGM